A region of the Apium graveolens cultivar Ventura chromosome 6, ASM990537v1, whole genome shotgun sequence genome:
GAATGATCACTATGAAGCTGATCTCCAGTTATCAGAAAACTCTTTGACAAGAAAAGGGAATCTGAACTATGAGCTGTCATACATGAATGAGTTAGATGATATTAATTACTTAAATCAGCAGCATATCGATGATAGAACTCCATCAAGAAAACATGGTAAAAGGAAACTAGAAGATGGCATGGGTATATCTGAAAAAGCTGCTTCTGAGCTAGCTGTTATTGAAGTGACAGCAGAAGATGTTGAGCTAGAAAAAAAAGCTCAAAAGAAACCCTATGTACCGATCACTCCCACAGTTCATACTGGATTCTCATTCTCAGTTGTCCATCTTCTTTCGGCTGTTCGTATGGCAATGATCACCTTGCCTCCTGTTGACATGGTTAAGCACCAGGACATGAGTGAAGAGGGTCATGATGAAAAGCCTGCAGCCCTTATGGATATAGATAACTCGGAGCAATCCGGAAAAGTTAATATACCATCTCTTACTGTTCAAGAGATAGTGAACCGTGTGAGATCAAATCCCGGAGATCCCTGTATTCTTGAGACTCAGGAACCACTTCAGGACTTGATCAGAGGTGTTCTCAAAATATTTTCATCCAAAACAGCACCACTGGGAGCAAAAGGTTGGAAGTCACTAGTCATATATGAAAAAGCTACGAAAGGTTGGTCCTGGATTGGTCCTGTTGCTCAAGGTTCATCAGATCATGAGGTTGAGGAGGAGGTGACATCTCCTGAAGCCTGGGGTATCCCTCACAAGATGCTTGTAAAGTTAGTGGACTCCTTTGCTAATTGGTTGAAGAGTAGTCAAGAGACTCTCCAACAGATAGGTAGTCTTCCTCCGCCACCTTTGACACTTATGCAACTTAACTTAGATGACAAAGAAAGGTTCAGAGACCTGAGAGCTCAGAAGAGTCTCAACACCATCAGCCTGAGTTCTGATGAAGTAAGGAATTATTTTCGGAAGGAGGAAGTTCTCAGGTATTCAATTCCTGATAGGGCATTCTCATACACTGCTATTGACGGTAAGAAATCCATTGTAGCTCCCTTGAGAAGATGTGGCGGTAAGCCAACATCAAAAGCTCGGGATCATTTTATGCTAAAACGAGATCGTCCACCACATGTTACAATTCTTTGTCTTGTACGAGATGCAGCTGCAAGACTGCCTGGAAGCATAGGAACAAGGGCAGATGTTTGTACTTTGATTAGAGATTCACAATACATTGTTGAAGATGTATCTGATGCACAGGTTAATCAAGTTGTTAGTGGAGCCTTGGATCGATTGCATTATGAACGTGATCCTTGTGTGCAATTTGATGGGGAGAGAAAATTGTGGGTTTATTTACATAGAGATAGAGAAGAAGAAGATTTCGAGGATGATGGGACGTCTTCTACTAAGAAATGGAAACGGCAAAAGAAAGAAGCTACTGAATCGTCTGAACAGGGAACAGTTACTGTGGCTTTTCATGGGAATGAAGACGAGGACCAGAATAGGTTTGATTTGAGCTCAGATCTGAATCTTGACCCTTCATGCATGGATGATGATAAGAGGGTGGATCTTTTGTATTATGATGGTAGAAATAATTTGGAAGACAATGTTGAGGGTATTAGATCTGAACCAGGGACCACGCTTCCAGGTCCTCCTCCAGTGGTATGGGAGACTTTTGCCTTAAATCCTGTCCAGCAAAACAGACTTTCAGGTCAAGAAAATTCGTCTACTGAGGTTTTTAATGGTGAAACTTTTGGCAAAGAACAACCAGATGACCTTTTAGGCACAGGTTTATCTTGAGAAAAGCTTGAGGTAATTTATCTATTTTTTTCACTTGGCAAAATAACTTATTTTATCTTTGAGCCCAAAGTGTTAACTTATGCAGCTGTTCTGAAATTCATGTATGCATAGCCGCACTAAGTAGATTTTTCTATAGTTATCTTGCTGTGTGTGAAGCTTTTTCATATTGCCAATTTCttttgatttttttcaaaatGATTATATTAGTGACTCTGAATTCTGAAAGCTATGTTGTAATGTGGACAATGTGTTAATATTTGGACCAGATACATCTGGCTAGTCTTGTAGGTATCTCATCTCAGCTTTTAGCTGTATTTACAAGGAGATCAGTTAGTCTTTCTGTCAAATTTCTCCCTTTTTTGTGTAACCATTGTGGAATCTACTTGCATGCGCTCAGTATTAAGATAGTTAAAACTGATGTAATCTTCCTTATTTTTCTTTTGCTGATACAATCTTTGATGTCCTAGTATATTGTTACTTTTTACACTGTTGTAATGATGTCTATTAAAGGATATATTTCTCAGTTTCCAACACCAGAAATCACTTCCTTTCTTGCAGGAATTCATTACGTTCATCCACTTCTACCCAATCAACACGCGAGATTCAGTGAAAAAATGAGCATATATTGGTTTCAGCACGGGATTCTAGGACAATGAAGTATTAACATGTTGAGGCCGGTATACTCAGGACAGGTGAATATCTAGTGAAATAAATAGCTGCTGCTTTCTGCTCTGCCTTGTGTCTTACAATTTTTTGTACTTTTTAGCAGTTGATATTTTTACAAGATGGGTTGGATGTGTTGTTACATTGCAAACAAGTTCCCGTTTTTTACTGCTAGGCGGCTAGGTATGATACATATATGTGAGATCATCATAGCCGTGCTGGTCAAAATATGTATATTAGATGTCAGGGGACATTTCAATAATGATATTTATCCATAATGTGGCTATGGACTCTACTTATCAGTGTATCTTGATGGTTAAAATTTTAAATGTCAAACTGTTATGTCATCCTTTGGTACATGGGATCATATCGGTCTGTTTTCTGGCACCAATCAAGTATACATGCTTCTCATGTTTGATGCagtatttaattttagaaaattttgttGAGTTGGGTTTCTAAAGAGAATTCATTTGCACAAAAGAAGTACTTTTCATTCTATTGCCTTATGAGAAGTTATCATTACAATTTCTCCTCGGGCATGCTGGGCATTCTAGTGAATCCCAGCTGGGAATGCATTACATGAAGATTATTAAGTGGTCAGAAAGTCACAAAGTAAATAGATGAACTGTCACTTGAGTATTTATGCATGCAGTATGTACAGTACAGGCTCTCCTGTACACTACAATTGAGCAGAACACAAGCCCTCTTTTTAACAGTCATTCCCTCCTTTATCTTCGAGGGACTAGATTTGGCTTGATCTCGTACTAGATTTGGCTTGATCTCTGCTGATTAATCTTTAGATAAGAAATAAGTTGAGACACCAAATTAATAATTATTTGATTTTGTTGCAAAAGCATCTTCATTGTTAACCGTGGCTAGCAGATCACTTGTATTATTAAGAGCCCATCCGTGAACAAATGTTGCAGCTGTATCATTGGCTATTATATGTGAAAGCAAACTAGTAGTGAACAATAGATAATCCACCTCATTTGATCGTGGTTGCTTTTATTCCCATGATTGGGAGTAGTAGCGAACTAGTTTGTCCAATGCTATTCCATGGATCAAGACCATTTATTAAGTGAGCATTTTTACGTGTAATGCCTAGAAAGAAATTCATCTAGTTCAAGATCAACTTAAACTTCGACATATAACACTCCGTCATCATTGCAATCAACATAGACACCTTCAGCAGGGCTTCAGATAGTGATTTAACTATGGGTGTTATTGTAGTATGGGTCTTCTAGCTTATTGATATGTTACAAAAAACTCTACTCGAATCCATTTGATCTTTTTTTTATCAACAGTGCTTAATATTAGACGGAGAAACGGGCAAGTAGATGGAAAATTGTAGACACACTCTGATTCGGAAGAAAGTAGAAAAATGATAATTCAGTAGTAAACTagaattatatttttaataagaaTCAATGAATACATTCATCTAAGAAGGCTTCGAGAATATTGTAGATGTTTCAATGAACTGAAACATTCACCACGATCACAGAGGAAAAACGGCAACTAGAACAAGGATAAATAAAATATACTATATATACTACACATAATCCTACTCTTCCTACTTCCCCACCTCTTATTTAGTTAATAGTGGTTAGGGGGGTCCTGGAATCCCCAAGAATTTGTTGCTTTGTATCTCCATTCGCTTGCTTTGAAGCTTTTGAATCCCAGAATGACTTCAACAGTTCCTCAAATGCAGGGGTTCTTAGTTCATCAATAGAGGTAATGCTCGGGAGATTAAATGCTCTCTTTTTCGGTGTTGAGCATGATGGTTGATCCACCTGTTGGTTATAATCAAAATTATGAGAACGGAACAAAATAGGAAGTTATGCGTCTGCTATGTTTGAAAAAAAAGTCATCATGTCACATTTGGACTTACAATAGAAGTGACCATCAATGCAGCAAATCTTTTTCTTAAAAATGTGAAGGTAGCAAAATTTACTAGTTTAATATTTGTAAAGTCTATCAATCAATTTGGAAATTAACTTTCTTTTTCCTAACAATGGAAGGTAAATCTTACCACATATTCAGTTAAGAGGCATTTTCCTGCATCTTCTGTGATTTCCACAGTCTTGTGGTAGTGTCCGCTCTTCAGCTCCCTTAATTCTCCGCAGCAGGGAGTAATCATAGAATCAAGATTACCGCATGCTTCATGGTCAAGTTGTAATGTATCTGCAAGGATTTGTTGTGTTTTAGTCTTCAACACCAAATATGGCCAAATATTTGGCCTATATAACATGCACAAACTAGATACTTACGGTCAATAGAGGAAAGGAAACTCTTGCTAGCTATATTAGCATCTTCAAGAACAGATGACACAGCAGTAGAAAAGCGAGAACGTAACAATTGGTTGGCATCCATTCCTCCCCTATTGACAAAGAAAACATTAAATAGCATTTACATATATGTACAGACTTGGGAACCTGCATACACTTTGGTCCTAGCAAACCTTATTATGTCATTAACAGAAGCAACATTATTTTTCTGAAGACTCAGCAAGGATTCTTGAGCACTACTCCATTGTTGCTGTCCCACTTTCGCTTGTCTTAAACTGCAGTTACAGACAGAGAATAAGATGCTTTTTACAACATTAAAAGATTTATTAATAGAACATGattaaaattataaagtcatCATCACAAGCGgttgataccatttctgtaaaacCTCCTCTAATTCTTTCTTTCCATTTTCCACTGCAGCAGTATCCTCACAATAATGTGATTCAGCTTTTTCAATGTAGCTGGACCACTCAACTTTGACTGAAGATGTTGAATCTTGCAAAGTTGACATATCTTGCTGTAATTTGTTGGTCCAGCTGGCTGCACTTTCTCGAAGGCCGCTAATCGCACCTTGAACCTGCATAATGTGAAGGAAACCTTAGTTAACAATTATATAATCAAAGATCCTTGTTTAAAATTGCTACGCTAGGAAAAATGAATATGTACCACAAGTGAGAATGACAACTGCCACGGGATTTTGTGATATAAAACTCAAGTTGCATGCCAGAGTAAATTTACATCCAGACCAACACTTAGGAAGAAGCGCGAATATTTTACCACAAAAAGCCATACACATTGGTTGCAGATTAAGTAATATTCATCAACACATGCGCGAAAGAGACTGATTCTTGATCTAATTGTGAATTCAAATAAAATTTGGCTTAATATTGAAGTCCTTAATGCCAAAACCAAGCTAACACCTGATGATATCCAACTGGAAAATTGAATTTAAAAATACTTCAACTGGATCACTGCATAAGTAATAGGTACCTCCACATTATATGTAATCATGTTATTAATTGTCAATGGACCTGATGCCAAAACCAAGCTAACACCTACCAGATGACATCCACTTGGCTGAATTTAATAGCATTTCAATTTGTTGATATCATAGGTATTAGAGTTCCCAGCTTAATACAGACAAGTATGGTAAATGAAAACTTGGGTCGTACCAGTTTTTTCTTCCTAGAATTAGAGCTAGCAAGTAATTCTGCAACCTTTTCCAGAAGTTGTCTTTCTTCATTCGCAGTACATTCCTGCAAATACACAAAAGAGGTATTGTAGACAGGATACGCATGGATGTCGGCTATTCTGCATCAAATGTAAAGCTTTATTACCTCGAACTTCTTCTCAAGTTCAAACAATTTTTGGTCATTGTCTGTTTGTGCTTCTTCTACAATCTGGCTCAAATTGGTTGCATTTGCGTCCAAGGTATTAAAGAAGTTTACTGTAATCTGAGAAATTGATCTTGTGGTTTCCATTGCTCTAGAGTGCGCCTGCACAAATAATGTCAGCGTAAAACTTATGCTAGTATAGTGATTGAGATCAACAAATTATTAACTTAATAAAAAGGTAAAAGTGAGCTGAACCACAACTAACCTCCCGCTGTTGGTGTGCATAAGCAGTCATCTTGTCCTCTTGATTGTAAAGACTATTTTGAAGATCATCAAGTAGTGTATCAGCCTCTGAGGCTATTGCTTTAAAATGCTGCATTTCAGGAGTGAGAGTCAGTCAAGCACAGCATACAATAAGATAAGATATATGCTGGAAGCAATTACTTTGAGATACATACATCCTCAAGAGCAGATGAATGTTTAGAGACTTCATTGTTCAATTGCCCGACTGTTGATTTAGAATTTTCGTCAAGCTCCCCTGCTATGTCATCCAAAGTTTTGATACCAGAACCATACATGGTTTTCAACTTCTTCAGGTTTTCCCTAAGTTCTTCAGTAGCCTGAATCCACAAAAAAAAGCAAATAACAACAATCACTAACCAGAAGAAACCCGATAaaacaattaataaataatcTAGAATCTTAAAAATTAGTACCTCTGCCTTTGTGGATACAAATGACTGCATATCTTCCTCCATGGCTCTCAATTGCTGCTCTTGTTGAATGACAGAAGCTGCAACAGtcttgtgcaagatttcaagttgTTGGGATAGTTGTGACTGGAATTTCTGAATAAGGATTCTGTTTCCATTTTCTATTTTATCCTTGCGCTCTGAGTAACAACAGCAAATATTAGTGAACCAGGATAAAGAAAGTAGTTCTAATATCTTTATTTTCCACACAGACCAATCTTGGTGAACAAGTTAGACACGTCTGACGCAGCACTCTCAAGCTCTGCTCTTAGCTCGAGCGCCCGCTCGATAAGTGATCTCTCTGACGAATAACCAGTAATTCAAAAACAATTGTtagaattattcaaaaataaactAAAAAGTGTGGAATACACCCACCATAAATAAACTAACAAAACATCGTTAAAATCAGTTTAAGAAAGAAACCACATATGAACAATCGTATGAATATACATATAGAATTAATTTGGCTTCTGCAGAACACGGAGAAACCAAGCATCACTGGCGAAAGAACATTTTTTTAGTTTTGCTAAATGCAAAACAGAGAAAATTTGATTTACCTGATTTAATAAGATTGGAAATTAAATATTCTTTTTCTTTGATGGTTGCGTTTGCTTGTCTGTGTCTTTCTTCAAGATCAATCAATGCATGTTCTGCTTCATGGAGCTTTTTCTGAAGTAAAAAAGGGCGGAAAGAATTAAAAAAAGGTAAAAACGTGTTCAAAGGCGATCATAGCCAAATTAGAAGCACTACATTCGCAAATGGCAGATAAATCAATCTAGGGTGCAAGTTAGTACCTCTGTTTTCTCTAGCTTATCACATAGTTCTTCGGTAAGTTGCAACTGAGAATTGTGAAGTCCTTGAAGCTCCATAAAATGCTGATAAAAGATTAAGATATACAATCACTTTTCAGAAAGATAATTGATAGATCATAGGAGCATATGGAATGTCATAAAATGGCAGTTACCTTGTCTCGGGATTCAAAATCAAGTTCCATGCGCTCAATCTTTTCAGCCATTGCCTGCAAAAGAATTACTTCTATATAACAAACACACTTTAAGTAGGTCGGAGTAAATATATATCATACCATATTGCTAGAACTAACCTTCTTCTCTGATTCCTCCTGAAGATAGCGGTCTTTTGGAATATAAATTCCATTTTTCTCTCTTGCAGAAAATACCTCTTTTTTGAAAAGTAGAAAGTTTTAATTATGACATTGTAAAAAAATGCATTATAGTAACCCTAAAGATAGTGAACTTATAGTATATGAATTCCATGTGCTCAAATGACATCAGAAAATGGTTCTGCTTATGGGGGTGGGGGGAGGGAGGACTGGATGTGTGACAGGACACTTAGGGGTGATAATAACAAGCATCAGGGTTAAGTAGTTATCAACCTTGTTTAAGCCTGTCAATCTCAGAATACAAGTCCTTGATCATTGCGGATTTCATCATTTTCTGATTGATCTGAAATAATAATCAAAAGGATACCATCATACGAAATCTAAAGTAAAAAGGAGGGAGATAAGAACTTGATAAGAATGTAAGAAATTGTTAATATGAGATGTACGGACTGACCTCTGgtttatttttgatatttttagCACGGTGTGCATAATCTAAAGTGCTAAGAGTCTCCTCCAAACTATAGACCGATGGTGATATTGTGGCAATAATGCAAGTCTTCGTCTTCCCTCCCAAGGAATCTCTCAGCAACCTAGTCAATTTACTATCTCTGACATTTAAAGGTAATTATGTTAGCAGTATGTCTAATTCAGAGCGAAATGTATAGCTGAGTAAATTAGCTACTTGACAAATACCTGTATGGTATATGCCCGGAGTGCTCCACTAGAGCATTTATTACTCGGCCAAGTGTAAGCAAACTTTTATTTATTTCTCCAGCTTCCCTTGCTCGTCCCTGCAAAGAAAACCCATTAATATATATACGTCCCAAAAGAATTGTTCACTAGATTGTTACAATTTTTTAAGCTTGTTTACCTCTCTTGCACCCGAACGCGAAATATTCTCAGACCCAGCAAGGTCAACAAGATTGAGCTTCCCGCATTTAATCATTTCTTCCCCTTCTGGAGTACACTCTTTGATGTGAATTGTAATTGAAAATATTGAGTGAGATCGGCTACTTTGTTTGTTAAGAAGGGTCTCCGCTGTCCGCCTTTTAGCAGAGCCTTTCTCTAAAATTTTGTAAATTTCATTTGCAGTGCATACTATCTCCTCTTCCAACCCGCGGACCAAAACACCTCCCTTCCCATCCTCCATTAGTGCTATGGGCTTTTTAGATTTGTCCTCAATAAATTTTGAACATTCCTCAGGAGCCAATAGATCAGTTATCTCCTCATTGTACAGCTCAAGATGAGTAACTTTCATGCTATACTCAGCACTTTGAGCTTCTAATATATTAAAAATTTGCCTAACAGCTCTGGGAATAACACCTGCATCACTAGGAAACTCCCCATTCTGAACATAAAATATATGAACTGTTAGCTACAGAGAAACTAATATAGCATTAAAAAGAAAATACTGTTGTTACCACAAACATTAACCTTTTTTCTAGCCCCTCCTTCCATTGTATAAGTTTTCCCGGTTCCAGTCTGCCCATAAGCGAAAATAGTGCAATTGTAACCCTCGAGAACTTCATAAACAATAGGAGATACAGCCTGTTCATACAGATCCTTTTGCTGCGATGCTGGGCCAAAAACCTAAATATTGTATCCCATATTAACTCAAATGGATACATCATCCTTAATAAAATAGCAAAATCAGTATAGAATAAACTCGTATTTGACATATATTACGGACCTTATCAAACATGAAGGTTCTATCAATCTGCTTATTAGCAATCGTCTGAACGGCACAAACTTCTCTCCTATTCTCAGTACACGAAATCACAACCGGTGTATGTGCTCTAATTTCATCTTCACTCAAAGGCCTTAAAGTAACACATCATCAATCATTCCGATAAATACATACTCAAGCAAGGACAATTACGCGATTAACAGATATAAGCTAGAAATGTACCTGCATCTGAGAATGACTTGAACATTAACACCTTTTTCTTTATTATCATATTGCTTATAAGTCACATTTCCTCCATCCGATCGCAGATCTCTCATCGACTTGTCAGTCGACCTCGGAGTATGCGATGGCGATATCGGAACCATACTTCCTCCACCTCTTCTCTGTGCATTAGACTCCATTTGTTCTACCTCAAATTACAATCACCTCTACATAAAATTAAAACCAAGGTCAACTCAGTTCAAAGTTCAATTGAACCACAAATTCAACATTCAATAAAAATGACACAAATGAAATTAACATGaataaaaaacaaataaaaaagaAACGCGTGGTGTGGTACAAACAAATGTCGAATAGACAGTGAATTAAAAAAGAAACAAGAGAATGTAGGAAGAAATCAAACAGTTGTGTAATGTATACTTACAACTACAAGGGCGGCAGGGGGAGAGGGCTTGAAGGAGAATGTAGAGGGGATTTGTTTGATTAATAAATTGATATTGTGATTAATAGATGAACTTGATTAATAAATGAGTGAGTAAGAGTGAAGGTGGCGGCTTGTGTGGGACTGGACTTGAGTGTGTGTACAAGACAGCAAGGAGAGATGACGAAACTTGAAAACTTAAGGGGGCCGTTAAGGGAGGAGCGTTTTTTGAATTTTCGACGACTCGTTTCTCTTCTGACCGTTACTATTATGTTTCCGACTCAAATTCTAAAACCAAACACACTTTGActacaaaaaaaaaaaaattacaattcAAAATATATTTCAATATGTTACCCAGTGAAAATATAATTGTTTAAGAGgagttggatacaattgtataaatgttttgaacaagtaataaaatataacaactttttatatatctgataaaactGTTACgaaactctctcaagaaatactgatgttcttgagagctgctaggtcgaatgatacttgagatcgatacactaagtgatgacctaaactgtgtttatatattacacagttacaacaAATCAATcaaagatatgcattatcaaaaactaactgaaattGGTACATATCTTCAAGTGAATAGATAAAGTcttataactcagacgtaaaagatatcaACTCCAAAATATAAGGAACAtaacaaatcttctaagctgactATCTTCAGATACTGATGTCATCcaaatactgatgatgtgtcaaTTCCTGACGACAAATCAGATATTGATGACACCCGAACAACCAGATCCTGAACTttttctgatcattgagaattcaatatgtaacaatctcccccaatttatacttaatgtaatgaagcacaaattccattctcaatgatgccaaaaccaatctataaaatgtacaaggagtaaagcttacttcagtatcttcagataactgacagttgtttccaaaaaaaaattcaatatttcttcctccttgtctcgtaggactttaacaagttttttcttcaactctctcttctcttcagtgtcttctccaagctgatagatagctgatctcaatttagaaattgagcttttgcctatctcaagatcaccaatcaacatgtagtttaaactgacatcttcatgatcaggactgaaggataactgaggactgttgagaaaaacttgtagcactgcagctccctttttcatcttcatttcttgaccagtataagttctgtactcaggaacataatcaccattgtatttatcatcttttgtcatgactcttcttctgatgacttcaagtatcatag
Encoded here:
- the LOC141667116 gene encoding kinesin-like protein KIN-5D, which encodes MESNAQRRGGGSMVPISPSHTPRSTDKSMRDLRSDGGNVTYKQYDNKEKGVNVQVILRCRPLSEDEIRAHTPVVISCTENRREVCAVQTIANKQIDRTFMFDKVFGPASQQKDLYEQAVSPIVYEVLEGYNCTIFAYGQTGTGKTYTMEGGARKKNGEFPSDAGVIPRAVRQIFNILEAQSAEYSMKVTHLELYNEEITDLLAPEECSKFIEDKSKKPIALMEDGKGGVLVRGLEEEIVCTANEIYKILEKGSAKRRTAETLLNKQSSRSHSIFSITIHIKECTPEGEEMIKCGKLNLVDLAGSENISRSGAREGRAREAGEINKSLLTLGRVINALVEHSGHIPYRDSKLTRLLRDSLGGKTKTCIIATISPSVYSLEETLSTLDYAHRAKNIKNKPEINQKMMKSAMIKDLYSEIDRLKQEVFSAREKNGIYIPKDRYLQEESEKKAMAEKIERMELDFESRDKHFMELQGLHNSQLQLTEELCDKLEKTEKKLHEAEHALIDLEERHRQANATIKEKEYLISNLIKSERSLIERALELRAELESAASDVSNLFTKIERKDKIENGNRILIQKFQSQLSQQLEILHKTVAASVIQQEQQLRAMEEDMQSFVSTKAEATEELRENLKKLKTMYGSGIKTLDDIAGELDENSKSTVGQLNNEVSKHSSALEDHFKAIASEADTLLDDLQNSLYNQEDKMTAYAHQQREAHSRAMETTRSISQITVNFFNTLDANATNLSQIVEEAQTDNDQKLFELEKKFEECTANEERQLLEKVAELLASSNSRKKKLVQGAISGLRESAASWTNKLQQDMSTLQDSTSSVKVEWSSYIEKAESHYCEDTAAVENGKKELEEVLQKCLRQAKVGQQQWSSAQESLLSLQKNNVASVNDIIRGGMDANQLLRSRFSTAVSSVLEDANIASKSFLSSIDHTLQLDHEACGNLDSMITPCCGELRELKSGHYHKTVEITEDAGKCLLTEYVVDQPSCSTPKKRAFNLPSITSIDELRTPAFEELLKSFWDSKASKQANGDTKQQILGDSRTPLTTIN